Proteins encoded by one window of candidate division TA06 bacterium:
- a CDS encoding T9SS type A sorting domain-containing protein — protein sequence MFGLSYFACKPINRSEGVSVMRTFIACIALMFCVLLYCQVCAAPDELSNPPLMPAPNTQIKSHTLGNMKLVVSNWGFFGNEAQYNEYEWSCEFPADSSQDYLFQGALWIGGIVDGETLVSVGADGWLLEHELFPGSALGDTIVERSCDTLSPYYRRDAVSEQDLVATYTDTITDTLIVPPDHRPMGIKITQQTYCWKHDHIKDSILMRLLIENIRGDLHTVRDIYVGLYIDGDVTPVTSNIACRVQAAQDDITGFRAWGDESDTLWTPGTTLYHWNEQTQSYDSTDVVGTPMYQSPCDYTTVAWLADDDGVHPDPPCTGMGTADAVTGVRVVCPAGQEVSYNWWFSDSDDSLDWGPYHTEDPDDPDGTPMGDGAKYRIMKNGYFDPDQVCDSLVYPAGIDSINDTRYLLSFGPHDLPAGDTLEIALAFIGGEHFHSEGTWCEWNFDDLATNASWAHAVCDNPGTDTDGDGYAGDFLIIGGKKLFICGDGIPDFRVPRRWPPDPCRVPTGIAEESTRPGMWKPELRQNLPNPFSVSTRIVFAVSNGGELRLDVFDISGRLVANLLDTKVAAGYHECEWNGLDAKGQKVPSGVYFYRLNFNGQSLTRKMVVLR from the coding sequence ATGTTCGGGTTGTCTTATTTCGCTTGTAAGCCAATCAACAGGTCTGAGGGGGTGTCTGTAATGCGGACATTCATCGCTTGCATTGCGTTGATGTTTTGTGTTCTTCTTTACTGTCAGGTATGTGCTGCCCCCGATGAACTCAGCAATCCGCCGCTTATGCCGGCTCCCAACACCCAAATCAAGTCCCACACATTGGGCAATATGAAATTGGTTGTCAGCAACTGGGGTTTCTTCGGCAATGAGGCACAATATAACGAATATGAGTGGTCGTGCGAATTTCCCGCAGATTCAAGCCAAGACTATCTGTTTCAGGGTGCATTGTGGATTGGTGGTATCGTTGATGGTGAGACGCTCGTCTCTGTGGGTGCTGATGGTTGGCTCCTGGAGCATGAACTGTTTCCCGGCTCTGCCCTCGGAGACACGATCGTAGAAAGGTCTTGTGATACGCTCTCCCCCTACTATCGCCGGGATGCGGTCTCTGAGCAGGACCTAGTAGCTACCTACACCGACACAATCACTGACACATTGATTGTCCCTCCTGACCACAGGCCTATGGGGATAAAGATCACTCAGCAGACGTACTGCTGGAAGCACGATCACATCAAGGACTCGATACTTATGAGGCTTTTAATTGAGAACATCCGAGGGGACCTACACACCGTGAGAGACATTTATGTTGGCCTGTACATAGATGGTGATGTTACTCCCGTCACCTCCAACATTGCGTGCAGGGTGCAGGCTGCGCAGGATGACATAACCGGGTTTAGAGCATGGGGAGATGAATCTGACACTCTGTGGACTCCTGGAACCACCCTTTACCATTGGAATGAGCAGACCCAAAGCTATGATTCGACGGATGTCGTGGGCACACCCATGTATCAATCTCCTTGCGATTACACAACAGTCGCGTGGCTCGCGGACGACGACGGAGTCCATCCTGATCCCCCCTGCACGGGGATGGGAACCGCAGATGCTGTCACCGGTGTGAGAGTCGTGTGCCCGGCCGGACAGGAAGTATCCTACAACTGGTGGTTCTCAGATTCGGACGATAGTCTTGACTGGGGTCCGTACCACACTGAGGATCCAGACGATCCAGATGGAACCCCTATGGGGGATGGAGCGAAGTATAGAATTATGAAGAATGGCTACTTTGATCCTGACCAGGTCTGCGATTCTCTTGTTTATCCTGCAGGAATCGACAGCATAAACGATACACGATATCTGCTGTCCTTCGGCCCTCACGACCTCCCTGCTGGAGACACTCTCGAGATAGCACTCGCGTTCATAGGCGGAGAGCATTTTCATAGCGAAGGCACATGGTGTGAGTGGAATTTTGACGATCTGGCCACAAACGCGAGCTGGGCACACGCTGTTTGCGATAACCCTGGAACTGATACAGACGGCGATGGATATGCTGGTGACTTTTTGATAATTGGTGGCAAGAAACTTTTCATCTGTGGCGACGGTATTCCTGATTTCCGGGTTCCTCGGCGCTGGCCACCCGACCCCTGTCGCGTTCCCACTGGAATCGCAGAGGAGTCGACCAGACCCGGCATGTGGAAACCCGAACTGAGGCAGAACCTTCCTAATCCTTTCTCGGTTTCAACAAGGATCGTGTTCGCGGTTTCAAATGGCGGAGAATTAAGGTTGGATGTGTTTGATATCAGCGGAAGGCTGGTTGCGAACCTGTTGGACACGAAGGTCGCTGCTGGTTACCACGAATGCGAATGGAATGGTCTGGACGCGAAAGGCCAAAAGGTTCCGAGTGGGGTTTACTTCTATAGGCTGAATTTCAACGGACAATCGCTAACACGGAAGATGGTCGTACTGAGGTGA
- a CDS encoding T9SS type A sorting domain-containing protein, translating into MRRRAAYGIIEGILAVLIIFPTFACGQDLEFIRTVCREGWVKVADANNDDKNEVLFGFGYGSRNPQAVILGSGYSPYDILWRADMSFDEAPHVTVDIGDVNNDGENEVIVMNASPHDINSNGKIRIYEHTGGNNYGLLWSQGLSEGFRRLAIGNTDDDPEKEFVVGNAYYDRRLYIYNYQGGNTWSKSAIEFVGEDCFGVKIADVDADGQNEIIVGLGVWPPYSVRIYKYMSGSYQRIWQYTFWSGSPYGDELWLDVGDTDNDGENEILVCEQSTHKECNDDDVFIFDHAGGTNWALSWSASAGPYPNTHGAYSPLIGKILNNGLNQFAFVSMDTMHVYEFQSGTYEEVLVKPLDTKLIKGQIFGGDADNDGNYEVLRLAAGQLSIYRGSGQSLEFLQTVSGRSWANALKVGDADNDAQNELLYGFAYQTKNPQAMIFGPAYGSLDALWRADIPFAEATEVAVDMGDVNNDGENEVIVMNTSPHDVNPNGKIRIYKHTGGNNYGLLWSQGLSEGFRRLAIGNTDDDPEKEFVIGNAYYDRRLYVYDYQGANVWTKSAIEYVGEDCYGLKIADADNDGQNEIVVGLGIWPPYSVRIYKYLSGSYQRIWQYSFWSGSPYGPAYTLDVGDTDNDGENEILVCEMSNKEGNSDDAFIFEHSGGANWTLSWSTSTGTVPGNYGAYSPLIGKILNTPENQFAFVSMDTIYVYEFQSGTYEQILLKPLDTKRSMGQIFGGDVENDGNYEILCLASAQLSIYRGSRPEAPEIDVHLDIKPGSCPNPLNVKSKGLLPVAILGTEEFDVTQVDVSTVELIGVAPKQSGIEHVATPVENKQNPCDCTDEGSDGYDDLTLKFKTEDIVKALGEVEDGQEIELTLTGALNDGTEIEGLDCVVIIKKGKGGKQTAGVEPGIPKVFALSQNSPNPFSRETTISFSLPAAMKAKLRIYDPSGRVVATLVDEDKEPGLYSVSWDGRAEDGKKVVSGAYFVRLEAERFEAASKMIVVQ; encoded by the coding sequence ATGAGAAGACGAGCAGCATATGGAATCATAGAAGGTATCTTGGCAGTACTGATCATATTCCCTACCTTTGCTTGTGGGCAGGACCTGGAATTCATAAGAACGGTCTGCAGGGAGGGCTGGGTTAAGGTCGCTGATGCCAATAATGACGATAAAAATGAAGTCTTGTTTGGTTTTGGGTATGGGAGTAGAAACCCTCAGGCAGTGATACTAGGTTCTGGTTACAGTCCGTATGATATCTTGTGGCGAGCAGATATGTCTTTTGACGAGGCTCCCCATGTGACTGTAGATATAGGTGACGTCAATAACGACGGAGAGAATGAAGTTATAGTGATGAACGCTTCCCCCCACGACATTAACTCCAATGGCAAGATCAGGATATATGAACACACGGGTGGAAACAATTACGGGCTGCTCTGGAGCCAGGGGCTTAGTGAAGGATTCCGTCGACTTGCTATTGGGAACACAGATGACGACCCTGAGAAAGAGTTTGTTGTAGGCAACGCCTATTACGACCGAAGACTGTACATCTATAACTATCAGGGCGGCAACACTTGGAGTAAAAGCGCCATAGAATTTGTAGGTGAGGATTGCTTCGGAGTGAAAATTGCAGATGTAGATGCTGACGGTCAAAATGAGATCATTGTCGGGTTGGGTGTCTGGCCGCCTTATTCTGTGCGGATCTATAAGTACATGAGCGGTTCCTATCAGCGGATATGGCAATATACATTCTGGTCCGGGAGTCCTTATGGTGATGAGCTCTGGTTAGATGTGGGTGATACGGACAATGATGGCGAAAATGAGATCCTGGTCTGCGAGCAATCGACACATAAGGAATGTAATGATGATGACGTCTTCATCTTTGACCACGCGGGTGGAACCAACTGGGCTCTCTCTTGGTCTGCCTCTGCAGGCCCATACCCGAATACTCACGGTGCGTACTCACCTCTGATCGGCAAGATTCTTAATAATGGGTTAAATCAGTTCGCCTTCGTGAGCATGGATACCATGCATGTGTACGAATTTCAGTCAGGAACTTATGAGGAGGTTCTAGTTAAGCCCTTAGATACCAAACTGATAAAAGGGCAGATTTTCGGAGGAGACGCCGACAATGACGGAAACTATGAAGTCCTGCGTCTAGCAGCTGGCCAGCTCTCCATTTACCGGGGTTCTGGGCAGAGCTTGGAATTCCTCCAAACGGTCAGTGGCCGGAGTTGGGCGAACGCGCTGAAAGTCGGCGATGCTGACAATGATGCACAGAATGAGCTCTTGTATGGCTTTGCCTATCAGACCAAAAACCCTCAAGCAATGATATTTGGTCCTGCCTACGGTTCACTTGACGCCTTGTGGAGGGCTGATATACCTTTTGCAGAGGCCACTGAAGTCGCGGTAGATATGGGTGATGTCAATAATGATGGAGAGAACGAAGTTATTGTGATGAATACCTCACCTCATGATGTAAATCCCAATGGCAAGATCAGGATATATAAGCACACGGGTGGAAACAACTATGGGCTGCTTTGGAGCCAAGGGCTTAGTGAAGGGTTCCGTCGACTTGCTATAGGAAACACAGATGATGATCCTGAGAAGGAGTTTGTCATAGGCAACGCGTATTACGATCGAAGATTGTATGTCTATGATTACCAAGGTGCGAATGTGTGGACAAAAAGTGCAATAGAATATGTTGGTGAGGACTGCTATGGGCTGAAGATTGCCGATGCAGATAATGACGGTCAAAATGAAATCGTCGTTGGATTGGGTATCTGGCCGCCTTATTCAGTGCGAATCTACAAGTATCTGAGCGGTTCCTATCAGCGGATATGGCAGTATTCATTCTGGTCTGGAAGTCCTTATGGCCCTGCCTACACGCTAGATGTGGGTGATACGGACAATGATGGCGAAAATGAGATTCTGGTCTGCGAGATGTCCAACAAGGAAGGCAATTCTGATGATGCCTTCATCTTTGAGCATTCAGGCGGAGCTAACTGGACTCTATCTTGGTCAACTTCTACAGGTACTGTTCCAGGGAATTATGGTGCGTATTCTCCCCTGATCGGCAAAATCCTAAACACACCGGAAAATCAGTTCGCTTTCGTGAGTATGGATACGATATACGTATATGAATTTCAGTCAGGGACCTATGAGCAGATCTTACTCAAGCCTCTAGACACGAAACGTTCAATGGGACAGATCTTCGGAGGCGATGTTGAGAATGACGGAAACTATGAGATCTTATGCCTCGCAAGCGCCCAGCTCTCGATTTACCGAGGTTCCAGGCCGGAGGCGCCTGAAATCGATGTCCATCTTGACATCAAGCCAGGGTCGTGCCCTAATCCTCTGAACGTGAAAAGCAAGGGTTTGCTTCCTGTAGCGATCCTTGGAACAGAAGAATTTGATGTGACTCAGGTCGATGTGTCAACCGTCGAGTTAATAGGCGTTGCCCCTAAGCAAAGCGGTATAGAGCATGTGGCCACACCGGTGGAGAACAAACAGAATCCATGCGACTGCACGGATGAAGGGTCGGACGGCTACGACGATCTGACGCTGAAATTCAAGACAGAGGACATTGTGAAGGCGCTGGGCGAGGTCGAGGATGGTCAGGAGATAGAATTGACTCTGACAGGGGCTTTGAACGATGGGACTGAGATTGAGGGGTTAGATTGTGTTGTGATTATCAAGAAAGGCAAGGGTGGCAAGCAGACGGCCGGTGTAGAGCCCGGCATACCGAAGGTATTTGCACTTTCTCAGAACAGTCCGAATCCCTTCTCTCGTGAGACGACTATTTCATTTAGTCTGCCTGCTGCCATGAAAGCCAAGCTCAGAATCTATGACCCAAGCGGGCGAGTAGTGGCAACGCTTGTGGACGAGGACAAGGAGCCTGGTCTCTACTCTGTCAGTTGGGATGGGCGAGCTGAAGATGGAAAAAAGGTTGTTAGTGGAGCGTATTTTGTTCGGCTAGAAGCGGAGAGGTTTGAGGCGGCGAGCAAAATGATTGTTGTGCAGTAG